Proteins from one Staphylococcus sp. IVB6214 genomic window:
- a CDS encoding type I toxin-antitoxin system Fst family toxin, with the protein MTSILVHITTAVISGCIIALFSHWLRKRDEK; encoded by the coding sequence ATGACAAGTATTCTTGTTCATATCACAACTGCTGTTATTAGTGGTTGTATCATTGCGCTTTTTTCGCATTGGCTTCGAAAACGCGATGAAAAGTAA